A window of Streptomyces sp. SAI-127 contains these coding sequences:
- a CDS encoding VTT domain-containing protein: MTTLALGPEWLSPDYLIETFSLPGILLIVFAESGLFAFLPGDSLLFTAGLFVAEGNFISQPLWLVCTLIVLAAVLGDQVGYMIGKFFGPRLFSRPNSKLFKQENLEKAHEFMEKFGPKAIVLARFVPIVRTFAPIVAGAGRMKYRTFLTYNVIGGVAWGTGVTLAGYWLGQIDAIKKNVEAILVLIVLVSVVPIIIEYLRERGKKKRAAAQAPPQQQPYQPMDDATTQLRRIPSDDQQQPPQQQNGYDQYYGQQQQPQQQQQPYAQQYPQNYGNQQYGRQNQQNQQDPYNQGY, from the coding sequence GTGACCACGCTCGCGCTCGGCCCCGAGTGGCTCAGCCCCGACTATCTGATCGAGACCTTCAGCCTGCCAGGCATCCTGCTGATCGTCTTCGCCGAGTCGGGCCTCTTCGCGTTCCTGCCGGGCGACTCCCTGCTGTTCACGGCGGGTCTCTTCGTGGCCGAGGGGAACTTCATCAGCCAGCCCCTGTGGCTGGTCTGCACGCTCATCGTGCTGGCCGCCGTCCTCGGCGACCAGGTCGGCTACATGATCGGCAAGTTCTTCGGGCCGAGGCTCTTCAGCCGTCCCAACTCCAAGCTCTTCAAGCAGGAGAACCTGGAGAAGGCCCACGAGTTCATGGAGAAGTTCGGCCCCAAGGCCATCGTCCTGGCCCGCTTCGTCCCGATCGTGCGCACCTTCGCCCCGATCGTGGCCGGCGCCGGCCGGATGAAGTACCGCACCTTCCTGACGTACAACGTGATCGGCGGCGTGGCCTGGGGCACGGGCGTCACCCTCGCCGGCTACTGGCTCGGTCAGATCGACGCCATCAAGAAGAACGTCGAGGCGATCCTCGTCCTGATCGTCCTGGTCTCGGTGGTCCCGATCATCATCGAGTACCTCCGGGAGCGCGGAAAGAAGAAGCGGGCGGCGGCCCAGGCCCCGCCCCAGCAGCAGCCGTACCAGCCCATGGACGACGCGACCACCCAGCTCCGCCGCATCCCGTCGGACGACCAGCAGCAGCCCCCTCAGCAGCAGAACGGCTACGACCAGTACTACGGCCAGCAGCAGCAGCCGCAGCAGCAACAGCAGCCGTACGCCCAGCAGTACCCGCAGAACTACGGCAACCAGCAGTACGGCCGGCAAAACCAGCAGAACCAGCAGGACCCCTACAACCAGGGGTACTGA
- a CDS encoding YbjQ family protein, which produces MGIDEYGGGQGPQPDVLVVTTNDVPGHRVQEVLGEVFGLTVRSRHLGSQIGAGLKSMVGGELKGLTKTLVQTRNQAMERLVEQARARGANAVLMFRFDVTEAADVGTEVCAYGTAVVLTRE; this is translated from the coding sequence ATGGGTATTGACGAATACGGCGGTGGCCAGGGGCCCCAGCCAGACGTGCTCGTGGTGACGACGAACGACGTGCCCGGCCACCGGGTCCAGGAAGTACTGGGCGAGGTCTTCGGGTTGACCGTGCGCTCCCGGCACCTCGGCAGCCAGATCGGTGCCGGGCTGAAGTCGATGGTCGGCGGTGAGCTCAAGGGGCTCACGAAGACGCTCGTGCAGACCCGTAACCAGGCCATGGAGCGGCTCGTCGAGCAGGCACGCGCGCGTGGGGCGAACGCCGTGCTGATGTTCCGCTTCGACGTGACGGAGGCGGCGGACGTCGGCACGGAGGTGTGCGCCTACGGCACGGCGGTGGTCCTGACCCGGGAGTAG
- a CDS encoding MerR family transcriptional regulator, producing MSYSVGQVAGFAGVTVRTLHHYDDIGLLVPSERSHAGHRRYSDADLDRLQQILFYRELGFPLDEVATLLDDPATDPRAHLRRQHELLTARIEKLQKMAAAVEHAMEARTMGINLTPEEKFEVFGDKDPEQYAEEAEQRWGGTEAYAESQRRAARYTKDDWKRMQAEVADWGERYDALMAAGDAPTSAAAMDMAEEHRRHICAWFYDCPYEMHQGLAEMYVSDERFKAFYDSMRPGLAEHLRDAIGANAARHTS from the coding sequence GTGAGCTACTCCGTGGGACAGGTCGCGGGCTTCGCCGGCGTGACGGTGCGCACGCTGCACCACTACGACGACATCGGCCTGCTCGTGCCCAGCGAGCGCAGTCACGCGGGTCACCGGCGCTACAGCGACGCCGACCTCGACCGGCTGCAGCAGATCCTGTTCTACCGCGAGCTCGGCTTCCCGCTCGACGAGGTCGCCACCCTGCTCGACGACCCGGCCACGGACCCGCGCGCGCATCTGCGCCGCCAGCACGAGCTGCTGACCGCCCGGATCGAGAAGCTGCAGAAGATGGCGGCGGCCGTGGAGCACGCCATGGAGGCACGCACGATGGGGATCAATCTCACACCGGAGGAGAAGTTCGAGGTGTTCGGGGACAAGGACCCGGAGCAGTACGCCGAGGAGGCGGAACAGCGCTGGGGCGGCACGGAGGCGTACGCCGAGTCGCAGCGCCGCGCGGCCCGCTACACCAAGGACGACTGGAAACGCATGCAGGCCGAGGTCGCCGACTGGGGCGAGCGCTACGACGCGCTGATGGCCGCCGGCGACGCGCCGACCTCCGCGGCGGCCATGGACATGGCCGAGGAACACCGGCGGCACATCTGCGCCTGGTTCTACGACTGCCCGTACGAGATGCACCAGGGCCTGGCCGAGATGTACGTGTCGGACGAGCGCTTCAAGGCGTTCTACGACTCCATGCGCCCCGGTCTCGCCGAGCACCTCAGGGACGCGATCGGGGCGAACGCCGCGCGGCACACCTCCTGA
- a CDS encoding ABC transporter permease, producing MSTYALTDSWTMTRRELAHWARQPVRVLVGLVFPVMLLLMFGYLVGGGRGVEGEYVDYLVPGMLALTMAFGLEATMIAVTQDLNKGVIDRFRSMPMANGAVLVGRSAADMLQSVLSLAAMIGVGLAIGWRVHGGVGGLLAAVGLLLLFRFAMLWIGIHLAMVAGKPEMVQAVQILVWPVGFLSNAFATPESMPGWLGTVVDWNPMSQTATAVRDQLGGPGGEPGHVWAAVLWPLALLAVFFPLALRRFARLSR from the coding sequence GTGAGCACGTACGCGCTGACCGATTCCTGGACCATGACCCGGCGCGAACTCGCCCACTGGGCACGGCAGCCGGTGCGGGTCCTGGTCGGGCTGGTCTTCCCCGTGATGCTGCTGCTGATGTTCGGCTATCTCGTCGGCGGCGGCCGGGGCGTCGAGGGGGAGTACGTCGACTATCTGGTCCCGGGGATGCTCGCGCTGACCATGGCGTTCGGGCTGGAGGCGACCATGATCGCCGTCACCCAGGATCTCAACAAGGGAGTGATCGACCGCTTCCGGTCCATGCCGATGGCCAACGGGGCCGTCCTGGTGGGCCGTTCGGCCGCCGACATGCTCCAGTCCGTGCTGAGCCTGGCCGCGATGATCGGTGTCGGCCTCGCGATCGGCTGGCGGGTCCACGGAGGTGTCGGCGGACTCCTGGCCGCGGTGGGCCTGTTGCTGCTCTTCCGGTTCGCCATGCTCTGGATCGGCATCCATCTGGCGATGGTCGCCGGGAAGCCGGAGATGGTGCAGGCCGTGCAGATCCTGGTCTGGCCGGTCGGCTTCCTGTCCAACGCCTTCGCGACCCCGGAGTCCATGCCCGGCTGGCTGGGCACGGTCGTCGACTGGAACCCGATGTCCCAGACGGCGACGGCCGTGCGGGACCAGCTGGGCGGCCCCGGCGGCGAACCAGGTCACGTATGGGCCGCCGTCCTCTGGCCGCTGGCCCTTCTGGCGGTGTTCTTCCCGCTGGCCCTACGGCGGTTCGCGCGCCTGAGCCGCTAG
- a CDS encoding ATP-binding cassette domain-containing protein, with product MTDVIVAEGLRKRYGDKAALDGLDLRVARGSVHGVLGPNGAGKTTLVRVLSTLLRPDEGRAEVAGQDVEREAYDVRLRIGLLGQHAALDEELGGRQNLEMFGRLYHLGARHARVRADELLERFGLADTGRKPVRAYSGGMRRRLDLAASLIRDPEVLFLDEPTTGLDPRGRAEVWAAVRSLVGGGTTVLLTTQYLEEADQLADRISLVDRGRVVADGTADELKARTGGDRIDVVLRDGGQLGAAVALLPLDASGVSVDPDRRLLSAPVTDRMAALSGVVRALEAAGIEAEDVVLRRPTLDEVFLHLTGDDHRVKEAV from the coding sequence ATGACCGACGTGATCGTCGCGGAAGGCCTGCGGAAGCGATACGGCGACAAGGCCGCCCTGGACGGGCTCGACCTGAGGGTCGCGCGCGGCAGCGTCCATGGCGTGCTCGGCCCCAACGGCGCGGGAAAGACCACCCTGGTCCGCGTCCTGTCCACCCTGTTGCGCCCGGACGAGGGCCGCGCCGAGGTGGCGGGCCAGGACGTGGAGCGCGAGGCCTATGACGTACGGCTGCGTATCGGCCTGCTCGGCCAGCACGCGGCCCTGGACGAGGAGCTCGGCGGCCGCCAGAACCTGGAGATGTTCGGCCGCCTCTACCACCTGGGCGCCCGCCACGCGCGCGTGCGCGCCGACGAACTCCTGGAGCGCTTCGGCCTGGCCGACACCGGACGCAAGCCGGTCCGCGCCTACAGCGGCGGCATGCGGCGCCGCCTGGACCTCGCGGCCTCCCTGATCCGTGACCCGGAGGTGCTGTTCCTGGACGAACCCACGACCGGCCTGGACCCGCGCGGCCGCGCCGAGGTGTGGGCCGCGGTCCGCTCCCTGGTCGGCGGCGGTACGACGGTCCTGCTGACCACGCAGTACCTGGAGGAGGCCGACCAGCTCGCCGACCGCATCTCCCTCGTCGACCGGGGCCGGGTCGTCGCCGACGGCACGGCGGACGAGCTGAAGGCGCGGACCGGCGGCGACCGCATCGACGTGGTCCTGCGGGACGGGGGTCAACTGGGCGCCGCGGTCGCCCTGTTGCCGCTCGACGCGTCCGGGGTCTCGGTCGACCCCGACCGCCGGCTGCTCAGCGCCCCGGTCACCGACCGGATGGCGGCGCTCTCCGGCGTCGTACGGGCCCTGGAGGCGGCCGGAATCGAGGCGGAGGACGTGGTCCTGCGCCGCCCCACGCTGGACGAGGTGTTCCTGCACCTCACCGGAGACGACCACCGAGTGAAGGAGGCCGTGTGA
- a CDS encoding PadR family transcriptional regulator: MSAIRLLVLGAVRQHGRAHGYQVRNDLEYWGAHEWSNAKPGSIYHALKQMAKQGLLIEHETAPSTAGGPPRTEYEITEAGTEECFRLVREALTSYDQKMDVKSAAIGFIVELPRAEAVALLKERIRGIEAWRSSVTEHYVPEDGPEQLGHIGEIMNLWIHTADAEAEWTQGLIARIEDGAYTFAGEGEPFVGVLSEGEENPYATGERHPGDAR; the protein is encoded by the coding sequence ATGTCAGCGATCCGTCTTCTCGTGCTCGGCGCGGTGCGCCAGCACGGGCGGGCCCACGGCTACCAGGTGCGCAACGACCTGGAGTACTGGGGCGCGCACGAGTGGTCCAACGCCAAGCCCGGCTCGATCTACCACGCCCTGAAGCAGATGGCGAAGCAGGGGCTGCTGATCGAGCACGAGACGGCGCCGTCCACCGCGGGCGGTCCGCCGCGCACGGAGTACGAGATCACCGAGGCCGGCACCGAGGAGTGCTTCAGGCTGGTGCGCGAGGCCCTGACCTCGTACGACCAGAAGATGGACGTCAAGTCGGCGGCCATCGGCTTCATCGTCGAACTGCCGCGCGCCGAGGCCGTGGCGCTGCTGAAGGAGCGGATCCGCGGGATCGAGGCGTGGCGTTCCTCCGTCACCGAGCACTACGTGCCCGAGGACGGCCCGGAACAGCTCGGCCACATCGGCGAGATCATGAACCTCTGGATCCACACGGCCGACGCCGAGGCCGAGTGGACCCAGGGGCTCATCGCCCGTATCGAGGACGGGGCGTACACCTTCGCGGGAGAGGGAGAGCCGTTCGTCGGCGTCCTCAGCGAGGGCGAGGAGAACCCGTACGCGACGGGGGAGCGGCACCCCGGGGACGCTCGCTAA
- a CDS encoding DinB family protein — MVTHVPAEEYGDERGALLSFLEEQRGGIRRAVLGLTHEQAVSRPSVSELSLAGLVKHVAETEQGWIARARGEEPAVQRDPSNWHECFALVDDETVESQLAYWEKVAAETEAFARSVPSLDDTFPLPDQPWFPPEGRASVRWVLLHLIRETARHAGHADIIRESLDGKTAFELVALAGK, encoded by the coding sequence ATGGTCACTCACGTTCCCGCGGAGGAGTACGGCGACGAGCGCGGAGCGCTGCTGTCCTTCCTGGAGGAGCAGCGCGGCGGGATCCGGCGGGCGGTGCTCGGGCTGACGCACGAGCAGGCCGTGAGCCGGCCGAGCGTGAGCGAGCTCTCCCTGGCCGGGCTGGTCAAGCATGTCGCAGAGACCGAGCAGGGCTGGATCGCCCGCGCCAGGGGCGAGGAGCCGGCCGTGCAGCGGGACCCGTCGAACTGGCACGAGTGTTTCGCCCTGGTCGACGACGAGACCGTCGAGTCGCAGCTGGCGTACTGGGAGAAGGTCGCCGCCGAGACGGAGGCGTTCGCCCGCTCGGTGCCGAGCCTCGACGACACCTTCCCGCTGCCGGACCAGCCCTGGTTCCCGCCGGAGGGCCGGGCCTCCGTGCGCTGGGTGCTGCTGCACCTGATCCGTGAGACGGCCCGTCATGCCGGGCACGCCGACATCATCCGCGAGTCCCTCGACGGGAAGACCGCGTTCGAGCTGGTTGCGCTCGCCGGAAAGTGA
- a CDS encoding aldehyde dehydrogenase family protein, producing the protein MSSYFTDLAQQYIDGEWRPGTGSWDIIDFNPYDDEKLASITIATVDEVDEAYQAAARAQKKWAETNPYARRAVFEKALRLIEEREGEIAEAIIAELGGTRLKAGFELHLAKEFLREAVNLSLRPEGRIIPSPVDGKENRVYRVPVGVVGVISPFNFPFLLSIKSVAPALALGNAVVLKPHQNTPIVGGSLVAKIFEDAGLPAGLLNVVITDIAEIGDAFLEHPIPKVISFTGSDKVGRHVATVCASHFKRSVLELGGNSALVVLDDADLDYAVDAAVFSRYVHQGQVCMAANRVLVDRTVAEEFTEKFVAKVRTLKAGDPRDPETIIGPVINSSQADAISSAVEQALADGATALVHGTRTDNLVEPSVLTDLPANSPLLKQELFGPVALLVTFDGEEEAVRLVNDTPYGLSGAVHTANIERGVAFAKQIDTGMFHVNDGTVHDEPIVPFGGEKRSGIGRLNGDTMLDSFTTTKWISVQHGRSGFPF; encoded by the coding sequence ATGTCGTCGTACTTCACCGACCTGGCCCAGCAGTACATCGACGGTGAGTGGCGCCCGGGTACGGGTTCCTGGGACATCATCGACTTCAACCCGTACGACGACGAGAAGCTGGCGTCGATCACGATAGCCACGGTCGACGAGGTCGACGAGGCGTACCAGGCCGCCGCCCGCGCGCAGAAGAAGTGGGCCGAGACCAACCCCTACGCCCGCCGTGCGGTGTTCGAGAAGGCGCTCCGGCTGATCGAGGAGCGCGAGGGGGAGATCGCCGAGGCGATCATCGCGGAGCTCGGCGGCACCCGTCTGAAGGCCGGCTTCGAACTTCACCTCGCCAAGGAGTTCCTGCGCGAGGCGGTCAACCTCTCGCTGCGCCCCGAGGGCAGGATCATCCCCTCGCCGGTGGACGGCAAGGAGAACCGCGTCTACCGCGTCCCGGTCGGCGTCGTGGGCGTGATCAGCCCCTTCAACTTCCCCTTCCTGCTGTCGATCAAGTCGGTCGCCCCCGCCCTCGCGCTCGGCAACGCCGTCGTCCTCAAGCCGCACCAGAACACGCCGATCGTCGGCGGCTCCCTGGTCGCGAAGATCTTCGAGGACGCGGGACTGCCCGCCGGTCTGCTCAACGTCGTCATCACCGACATCGCCGAGATCGGCGACGCCTTCCTCGAGCACCCGATCCCGAAGGTCATCTCCTTCACCGGCTCCGACAAGGTCGGCCGCCACGTGGCCACCGTCTGCGCCTCCCACTTCAAGCGCTCGGTCCTCGAACTCGGCGGCAACAGCGCCCTGGTGGTCCTCGACGACGCCGACCTCGACTACGCGGTCGACGCCGCCGTCTTCAGCCGTTACGTCCACCAGGGCCAGGTCTGCATGGCCGCCAACCGTGTCCTGGTCGACCGTACGGTCGCAGAGGAGTTCACCGAGAAGTTCGTCGCCAAGGTGCGGACGCTGAAGGCCGGCGACCCGCGCGACCCCGAGACGATCATCGGTCCGGTCATCAACTCCTCGCAGGCGGACGCCATTTCGAGTGCCGTCGAGCAGGCGCTCGCCGACGGCGCGACGGCCCTGGTGCACGGCACAAGGACGGACAACCTGGTCGAGCCGTCCGTCCTGACGGACCTGCCCGCGAACTCGCCCCTCCTCAAGCAGGAGCTCTTCGGCCCGGTCGCCCTCCTCGTCACCTTCGACGGCGAGGAGGAGGCCGTCCGTCTGGTCAACGACACCCCGTACGGCCTCAGCGGCGCCGTCCACACCGCGAACATCGAGCGCGGTGTCGCCTTCGCCAAGCAGATCGACACCGGCATGTTCCACGTCAACGACGGCACCGTCCACGACGAGCCGATCGTCCCCTTCGGCGGCGAGAAGCGGTCCGGTATCGGCCGCCTGAACGGCGACACCATGCTGGACTCCTTCACCACCACCAAGTGGATCTCGGTCCAGCACGGCCGGAGCGGCTTCCCCTTCTGA
- a CDS encoding helix-turn-helix transcriptional regulator — protein sequence MLLGSQLRRLREARGITREAAGYSIRASESKISRMELGRVSFKTRDVEDLLTLYGITDEQERNSLLSLAREANVAGWWHSYSDVLPSWFPTYVGLEGAASLIRAYEVQFIHGLLQTEAYARAVVRRGMKGASEADVEKRVALRLERQKYLADDGGPEFHVVLDEASLRRPYGDRQVMRGQLQHLIEISERPNIRLQVMPFGFGGHSGESGAFTILSFTESDLTDVVYLEQLTSALYLDKREDVTQYEKALKELQQDSPGPDESRDLLRGLLQLS from the coding sequence ATGCTGCTCGGCTCGCAACTCAGGCGACTGCGTGAAGCGCGGGGCATCACGCGCGAGGCGGCGGGCTACTCGATCCGCGCGTCCGAGTCGAAGATCAGCCGGATGGAGTTGGGCCGGGTGAGCTTCAAGACGCGCGACGTGGAGGACCTGCTGACGCTCTACGGCATCACGGACGAGCAGGAGCGCAACTCCCTCCTGTCTCTCGCCCGCGAGGCCAACGTCGCGGGGTGGTGGCACAGTTACTCCGACGTCCTGCCGAGCTGGTTCCCCACCTATGTGGGCCTGGAGGGCGCCGCGTCCCTCATCCGCGCCTACGAAGTCCAGTTCATCCACGGTCTGTTGCAGACCGAGGCGTATGCACGTGCAGTGGTGCGGCGCGGTATGAAGGGCGCGAGCGAGGCGGACGTCGAGAAGCGTGTGGCGCTGCGCCTGGAGCGGCAGAAGTACCTGGCCGACGACGGCGGTCCCGAGTTCCATGTGGTGCTCGACGAGGCGTCCCTGCGCCGGCCCTACGGCGACCGCCAGGTGATGCGCGGGCAGCTCCAGCACCTCATCGAGATCTCCGAACGCCCCAACATACGGCTGCAGGTCATGCCGTTCGGCTTCGGCGGCCACTCCGGCGAGAGCGGCGCCTTCACGATCCTCAGCTTCACGGAGTCCGATCTGACGGACGTCGTCTACCTGGAGCAGCTCACCAGCGCGCTCTACCTGGACAAGCGCGAGGACGTCACGCAGTACGAGAAGGCGCTCAAGGAACTCCAGCAGGACAGCCCGGGCCCGGACGAGAGCCGGGATCTGCTCCGCGGTCTCCTCCAGCTGTCCTGA
- a CDS encoding ATP-binding protein translates to MLEPLRQGLPPLDPAAVSDAASCSLPARYEAVGDARRFTRRTLDQWELGDQFDDICLVVSELVTNALRHAVPVNGVHSGDQNPPVRLHLMRWTERLVCAVRDPSQDSPVARDSDDFSAESGRGLFLVDSFSDSWGWHPMTGALGGKLVWALFRLQPHAGPAAASTE, encoded by the coding sequence ATGCTCGAGCCGTTACGGCAGGGCCTTCCGCCGCTGGATCCTGCGGCCGTGTCCGACGCCGCCTCCTGTTCTCTGCCCGCCCGCTACGAAGCGGTGGGCGACGCACGGAGGTTCACCCGCAGAACGCTCGACCAGTGGGAGCTGGGCGACCAGTTCGACGACATCTGTCTGGTGGTCTCCGAACTGGTCACCAACGCGCTGCGGCACGCGGTGCCGGTGAACGGCGTGCACTCCGGGGACCAGAATCCGCCCGTACGGCTGCACTTGATGCGGTGGACCGAGCGGCTGGTGTGCGCGGTGCGCGACCCCAGCCAGGACAGTCCGGTCGCGCGTGATTCCGACGACTTCTCGGCGGAGTCCGGGCGCGGGCTGTTCCTCGTCGACTCCTTCAGCGACAGCTGGGGCTGGCATCCGATGACCGGGGCGCTGGGCGGCAAGCTGGTCTGGGCGCTGTTCCGGCTCCAGCCGCACGCCGGTCCGGCCGCGGCTTCCACCGAGTGA
- a CDS encoding DUF397 domain-containing protein, producing the protein MDLDVYNGMTATALRGVAWQKSRHSNSQGSCVEFARLPDGGVAVRNSRFPDGPALVYTRAEIEAMLLGIKDGEFDHLIAG; encoded by the coding sequence GTGGACCTCGACGTGTACAACGGCATGACGGCCACGGCTCTGCGCGGGGTGGCCTGGCAGAAGAGCCGGCACAGCAACTCGCAGGGTTCCTGCGTGGAGTTCGCGCGCCTGCCCGACGGGGGGGTTGCGGTTCGCAACTCCCGCTTCCCGGACGGCCCGGCGCTCGTCTACACGCGCGCGGAGATCGAGGCGATGCTCCTCGGTATCAAGGACGGCGAGTTCGACCACCTGATAGCGGGCTGA
- a CDS encoding SRPBCC domain-containing protein has translation MSNAPDEDLTVIRVDQFFPHPPAKVWRALTEPGLLVQWQMQGAEAFRLEVGHRYTMTSVPRPNSNFSGTVDVEVLAFEPQRMLSLRWTDVDPANSADWTVTWKVEQEGRGTRLFLVHEGFDPDDPAQLMARTIMDGGWRTHVMRALGHTMERI, from the coding sequence ATGAGCAACGCACCCGACGAGGACCTCACGGTCATCCGCGTCGACCAGTTCTTCCCGCACCCGCCCGCCAAGGTCTGGCGCGCCCTCACCGAGCCCGGACTGCTCGTGCAGTGGCAGATGCAGGGGGCGGAGGCGTTCCGGCTCGAGGTCGGACACCGGTACACCATGACCTCCGTCCCGCGGCCCAACTCGAACTTCTCCGGAACCGTCGACGTGGAGGTCCTCGCGTTCGAGCCGCAGCGGATGCTGAGCCTCCGGTGGACCGACGTCGATCCGGCCAACTCCGCGGACTGGACCGTCACATGGAAGGTGGAACAGGAAGGGCGCGGAACGCGTCTCTTTCTAGTGCACGAGGGTTTCGATCCCGACGATCCCGCTCAGCTGATGGCCCGGACGATCATGGACGGGGGCTGGCGGACGCATGTGATGCGAGCTCTGGGGCACACGATGGAACGTATCTAG
- a CDS encoding metalloregulator ArsR/SmtB family transcription factor: MTASGAVEAGTTEADADRVFAALASAVRREVLRLLRDGGPQPVQALADHFDMRRPSLSEHLRVLREAGLVSEQRSGRQRIYRLEAAPLAEVQDWLHPYERFWRGRLKDLGALLDRMPDDDVT; this comes from the coding sequence ATGACCGCATCCGGGGCCGTCGAGGCCGGGACCACCGAGGCCGACGCGGACCGCGTCTTCGCCGCGCTCGCGAGCGCCGTGCGCCGCGAGGTGCTGCGGCTGCTGCGCGACGGCGGGCCGCAGCCCGTCCAGGCCCTGGCCGACCACTTCGACATGCGGCGCCCGAGCCTGTCCGAGCATCTGAGGGTGCTGCGGGAGGCGGGCCTCGTCTCCGAGCAGCGCTCCGGGCGGCAGCGCATCTACCGCCTGGAGGCGGCCCCGCTCGCCGAGGTGCAGGACTGGCTCCATCCGTACGAGCGGTTCTGGCGCGGTCGGCTCAAGGACCTGGGCGCGCTGCTGGACCGTATGCCCGACGATGACGTGACATGA
- a CDS encoding VOC family protein, translating to MTITHASFVTLPVSDQDRALRFYTDVLGLTVTADRDLPQGRWLQVAPEGAQTVFTLSGPGMGGFEPGSARGIMLVTTDVDADCERLTEAGTPVQGPDELPWGRMASFTDPDGNGLMLLTEAHQ from the coding sequence ATGACCATCACCCACGCCTCCTTCGTCACCCTCCCCGTCTCCGACCAGGACCGCGCCCTGCGCTTCTACACCGACGTCCTCGGTCTGACCGTCACCGCCGACCGGGACCTGCCGCAGGGGCGCTGGCTCCAGGTCGCCCCCGAGGGCGCGCAGACCGTCTTCACGCTCTCCGGTCCGGGCATGGGCGGCTTCGAGCCCGGCTCGGCCCGGGGGATCATGTTGGTCACGACCGACGTCGACGCGGACTGTGAGCGGCTCACGGAGGCCGGGACCCCCGTGCAGGGACCCGACGAGCTCCCGTGGGGCCGCATGGCCTCCTTCACGGACCCCGACGGCAATGGTCTGATGCTGCTGACGGAGGCACACCAGTAG
- the rpsR gene encoding 30S ribosomal protein S18, with protein sequence MPRKPERKPVKNRPNPLDAAQVTYIDYKDTDLLRKFISDRGKIRSRRVTRVSAQQQRLLARAIKNAREMALLPYSSR encoded by the coding sequence ATGCCTCGCAAGCCCGAACGCAAGCCCGTCAAGAACCGGCCCAACCCGCTGGACGCGGCCCAGGTCACCTACATCGACTACAAGGACACCGACCTGCTGCGGAAGTTCATCTCCGACCGGGGCAAGATCCGCAGCCGCCGTGTCACCCGTGTGTCGGCCCAGCAGCAGCGACTGCTCGCCCGTGCCATCAAGAACGCCCGCGAGATGGCACTGCTGCCCTACTCCAGCAGGTGA